One window of Oncorhynchus masou masou isolate Uvic2021 chromosome 33, UVic_Omas_1.1, whole genome shotgun sequence genomic DNA carries:
- the LOC135528474 gene encoding zinc finger protein Eos-like, with the protein MSAGERMNADDCNGFSHMSGSGGESAKERGDFCGGLRVPTLTTPNCKQSSPNRSLSVSTIKVELYSDNESAGSPQPERRDGERDDDRGDKTEEGSGLWGGPGKGYGELASPQPASAGPIRLPNCKLQCDVCGMVCIGPNVLTVHKRSHTGERPFQCNQCGASFTQKGNLLRHTKLHSGEKPFKCPFCNYACRRRDALSGHIRTHTVPSLTVGKLYKCSYCGRSYKQQSTLEEHLERSHNYLKSLQNHQPALSTVPTTQGEESPGMELIPEPEPVLQPSTEKQSSVHRLVNSVTKRKRSTPQKFLGEKHMRLNNRDLPYELSPGPEEDKNGDLHSDHDGEAGATGLAGIGGRFLRKCGGGEDPGSKPPQLALSYPACLSDSSPVISSVYSHRTPLGSQVNGGAGDVAVSVELAGREADEGHKNVPSGHSNIHSLTVSNGPSNGPSNGPSHDFKDKSDTESTAEEQQSTRVTAPTSNSNNPHLLPHLHYPTPGLLRSRTHLHPNPSQANDPDIERERGDRACPVPIDTTIPTSVKGSRTPGLGSPSISREASIQVVDGEGRAVRSFRCEHCRMFFLDHVMFTIHMGCHGFRQPFQCNVCGHHSQGRYQFTSHIIRGEHQVG; encoded by the exons ATG TCAGCTGGTGAGAGAATGAATGCTGATGACTGCAATGGATTTTCACATATGTCAG GCAGTGGAGGAGAATCGGCAAAGGAGCGAGGTGATTTCTGTGGAGGTCTGAGGGTTCCAACATTGACCACTCCAAACTGTAAACAGTCCTCTCCAAACAGATCTCTTAGTG TGAGCACCATTAAGGTAGAACTCTACAGTGACAATGAGTCTGCAGGTTCTCCACAgccagagagaagagatggagagagggatgatgacaGAGGGGACAAGACAGAAGAGGGGAGTGGGTTATGGGGAGGACCAGGAAAGGGTTACGGGGAGCTGGCCAGTCCTCAGCCTGCATCTGCCGGTCCCATCCGACTGCCCAATTGTAAGCTCCAATGTGACGTGTGTGGAATGGTCTGCATCGGGCCCAATGTACTAACAGTGCACAAACGCAGCCACACAG GTGAGCGTCCATTCCAGTGTAACCAGTGTGGAGCCTCCTTCACCCAGAAAGGGAACCTGCTGCGCCACACAAAGCTGCACTCCGGAGAGAAACCCTTTAAATGTCCCTTCTGTAACTACGCCTGTCGCCGCCGGGACGCACTCTCTGGACACATCCGCACACACACTG TGCCCTCTCTGACAGTGGGTAAACTTTACAAATGCAGTTACTGTGGTCGTAGCTACAAGCAGCAGAGTACCCTGGAGGAACACCTTGAACGCAGCCACAACTACTTAAAGAGTCTACAGAACCATCAGCCAGCACTCAGCACTGTCCCCACTACACagg gggaGGAGTCCCCAGGCATGGAGCTGATCCCTGAGCCAGAGCCTGTCCTCCAGCCGTCCACTGAAAAACAGTCCTCCGTTCACAGGCTGGTCAACAGCGTCACCAAACGAAAGAGGTCCACACCACAGAAGTTTCTGG GAGAAAAGCACATGAGGCTCAACAACCGTGATCTACCTTATGAACTATCACCTGGCCCTGAAGAGGATAAGAATGGGGACCTGCACTCTGACCATGATGGAGAAGCTGGTGCTACAGGGTTAGCAGGGATTGGGGGCAGGTTCCTCCGCAAGTGTGGAGGTGGTGAGGACCCTGGGTCTAAGCCCCCTCAGCTGGCCCTGTCctaccctgcctgcctgtccgacTCCAGCCCAGTCATCAGCTCTGTTTACAGCCACCGGACTCCTCTGGGTTCCCAGGTCAATggtggagctggagatgtggccGTGTCTGTGGAGCTCGCTGGACGGGAAGCAGACGAGGGACACAAGAACGTTCCCTCAGGTCACAGCAACATCCACAGCCTCACTGTCAGCAACGGCCCCAGCAACGGCCCCAGCAACGGCCCCAGCCACGATTTCAAAGACAAGTCCGACACAGAGAGCACAGCAGAGGAGCAGCAGAGCACCAGGGTTACAGCTCCAACCAGCAACTCCAAcaacccccacctcctccctcatctaCATTACCCAACCCCAGGCCTGCTCCGCAGCCGCACCCATCTCCATCCCAACCCCAGCCAGGCCAACGACCCAGacatagaaagggagagaggagacagggcctGCCCCGTGCCCATCGACACCACCATCCCAACTAGCGTGAAGGGATCGAGGACCCCCGGTTTAGGGTCACCCTCCATCTCCAGGGAGGCTTCTATACAGGTGGTGGACGGGGAGGGGCGAGCGGTGCGGTCATTCCGCTGTGAGCACTGTCGCATGTTCTTCCTGGACCACGTGATGTTCACCATCCACATGGGCTGCCACGGCTTCCGCCAGCCCTTCCAGTGCAACGTCTGTGGGCACCACAGCCAGGGCCGTTACCAGTTCACCTCGCACATCATCCGCGGGGAGCACCAGGTGGGCTGA
- the dnajc22 gene encoding dnaJ homolog subfamily C member 22: MTKSVTVTYALWAMGGPLGLHHLYLGRDSHALLWMLTLGGFGVGWAREFFRIPAYVGEANRETVGGLRDSKRHPIARPPPVSVARFAGQISVGIYFGTVALIGLNSLSFFYLIVLPLCVGAGVHLVSSVGEQTTDLHKTLIACVITSPIFYGSTISPLPISIAASVTASQHRRFKTHPSSGSQQELGPRLYRLALVWLAFSAPLGYSIFHNTTATLYYLSDCVAALLDMFWFFPWLRSVVEYFLLLPYRILGAFTGWGPSEESWRKVLEILLTERSQREREALQMLSVNKEASMDEITHSYRELVKVWHPDHNPGSKMEEAQKMFIQIQEAYETLLRGQKPLHRNK, translated from the exons ATGACGAAAAGTGTGACTGTCACCTATGCCTTATGGGCAATGGGTGGACCGTTGGGCCTTCATCACCTGTACTTAGGGAGAGACAGCCATGCCCTGCTATGGATGCTAACCCTTGGGGGCTTTGGAGTTGGCTGGGCCAGAGAGTTCTTTCGTATCCCTGCATATGTGGGAGAAGCCAACCGGGAGACAGTAGGAGGGTTAAGAGATAGCAAAAGGCACCCTATAGCAAGACCTCCACCTGTGAGCGTTGCCAGATTTGCTGGTCAGATTTCCGTAGGGATCTATTTCGGAACGGTGGCACTGATCGGCCTGAACTCACTGAGTTTCTTCTACCTGATTGTACTGCCACTGTGTGTGGGCGCCGGGGTCCACCTGGTTTCCAGTGTGGGAGAGCAGACAACTGACCTACACAAGACCCTCATCGCCTGTGTCATCACCTCCCCTATCTTCTATGGCAGCACCATCTCCCCTCTGCCCATCAGTATCGCTGCCAGTGTCACAGCGTCACAGCACCGCAGGTTCAAAACCCATCCATCTTCTGGGAGTCAACAAGAACTGG GTCCTCGTCTCTACCGTCTGGCCCTCGTCTGGCTTGCATTCTCAGCTCCACTGGGATACAGTATCTTCCACAACACCACAGCCACTCTCTActacctgtctgactgtgtggCAGCCCTGCTGGACATGTTCTGGTTCTTTCCCTGGCTCCGCTCGGTGGTGGAGTATTTCCTGCTGCTACCCTACAG GATACTGGGTGCTTTCACGGGCTGGGGCCCCTCGGAGGAGAGCTGGAGGAAGGTTTTGGAGATCCTGCTCACAGAGCgcagtcagagggagagagaggcactgCAA atgtTGTCAGTGAATAAGGAGGCTTCTATGGATGAGATAACACATAGCTACAGAGAGCTGGTGAAGGTGTGGCACCCAGACCACAACCCTGGCAGCAAGATGGAAGAGGCACAGAAGATGTTTATACAGATCCAAGAAGCCTATGAGACTCTGCTCAGAGGACAGAAGCCTTTGCATCGAAATAAATGA